The nucleotide window AGAAAAAGTATATTTTGTAAAAGCATCTTCTTATATAACAACATTAATTATAGATTTGAAACTTTGGAATGAGAATAGTTTTTATCAAAAAGAGATAAAACATCAAATAATATTATCTCTGTTCTTTGGAGCAATGTTTATACTAGGAATTTATAATTTATTTATATATTTATTTACAAGAGATAAAAGCTATTTATATTATGTAATATATATTTTTGGTTTAATTGCACATCATTTAGTATATGTAGGTTTTACTAAGCTTTATATGTTTAATTCAAAAATACTTTTAGATATACTTGAATTATCCTCTGTTTTAGTTGCTCTTCCTGTTTATGCTTTAGGATTATTTACAAAAAGTTTTTTACAAACAAATCAATATCCAATTTTGAATAAAATTTTAAATGGCTTTTTGATAGTTATTCCAATATCAATTTTATTTTTTATATTTACAGATGATTATGATAAATATAGAAATAGTTTAACTATGTTATTTTTACTATTTTTAATGATAGTAACAATATATGGAGCAATAAAAAGAAATAAACAGGCATATTTTATTTTATTTGGTTGGTTTATATTTTTATCTTCTGGAATGCTTATGTTCCTTTCAAGCTCAGGAATTTTTGATATTAAGAAGTTTTTCCCTTATTTAATTGAAACTTCATTTGTAATGGAAGCAATAATTTTTTCAATTGCTTTGGCAAATAGAATTACAAGTTTACAAAAAGAGAAAAATGAAGCAAATAATAGATTAATAATTCAACAAAAAAATGAAACTAAAAGATTATCAAAAGAGGTAGATTTACGAACAAAAGATTTAAAAACAGCTCTTGATGAAAAAGAGTTATTATTAAAAGAGTTAAATCATAGAGTTAAAAATAATATGCAAACAATTGTATCTTTGATAAGACTTCAAAGTGATGAAGTTGAAAATGAAAAATTAAAAGATATTTTACTTACAATTCAAAATAGAATTAGTGCAATGGGACATCTTCATGAACTTTTATATAAGCAAGATAATATAAATTATATTGATGTTTATGAATATTTTGAAATATTAATTGAAGAGGTAAGATATAGTTATGATAGTTATATAAATATTCATCTCGATATAAAAACAAAATTAAAAATGGAACAAGCTATATATTGTGGACTTATAATAAATGAATTAATAACAAATTCTTTTAAGTATGCTTTTCCAAATAAAGAGGGAAATATTTATGTTATTTTAGAAAAAGATGAAAAAATGAAACTAACTGTCAAAGACGATGGAATAGGGTTTGAAAAAACAAATACAACTTTCTCTTTAGGTCTAACTTTAGTTAACACTTTAGCTTTAAATCAACTAAAAGGAAAAATAATTACAGATATAAAAGATGGAGTAACTACAACTATTTTATGGGATGAAGATGAATAGTGTAAAAATCTTAATAATTGAAGATGAAGCAATAGTTGCTTTAGATGTAAAAAGAATTCTTACTAATCTTGGTCAAATAGTGATAAATTGTGTATCAAATTATGAGAATGCAATAGAAAGTATCAAAGAAAATAGACCAGAATTAATATTTTCAGATATAAATCTTGGAAAAGGTAAAGATGGAATTGAAATCATTGAAGAGATTCAAAAAAATGATTTTATACCAGTTATTTATCTTACTGCTTATAGTGATGAAGAGACTATTCAACGAGCGATAAAAACTAATCCTTTAGGTTACATCTTAAAACCATTTAAAAAAGAAGATATAAAATCAACACTACTTTTATCTCTTTATAAATTAAAAACACAAACTTTTAATAAAAATAATTCTTATGAAAAATTAGGAGATAATTATTTTTATGATTTAGAAAATGAAATACTTTTTTTTAAAACCAAACCAATAAAATTAAGTATTAAAGAAAAACAACTTCTTACTCTTTTAGTTGAAGCAAAAGGGCAAATAGTCTCTTTTAAATATATAGAATATTTTCTTTGGCCAGATGCTCCTATTTGTGATAGTACATTAAGAACACTGATTTATCGACTAAGAACAAAATTAAATTATAAAATAATTGAAACCATTTCAAGTATAGGATGCAAAATCTCAAATAGTTCATAAAATAAAGAAATTGTGACGCAAATTGTGACGCATATCTAATAAAGTTTGTCCTAAAAAAAGGACAAACAAATGGCTTACATAAACAAAAATATCTCGTTAAATCAACTTCAAGAAATCATCAAGGCTGATATTCACCAAAAACAAACTTACCTTCCAGAGTCTTTTTTATCTCTACAGAAACAAGCTTTAGAAATTTTCCAAAAAAGGGTTTTTTTAGAAAGTGTTTTAGAAGATACTATTTCTTTTAATAAAAAACTATCTTGGGAAGATAAATATAAAAATTTATCATTAGTTAAAAATGCAGAAGAGTTAATTGAAGTATTTAAATTAAGAAGTGATGTATTTACACAAATTAATTATCAAAATGAATTTCCAGACACAATTGAAGGATTGAATTTTGATATTTATGATAAAAATTCTGCTGTAATTTTTTATAAAAATAATAAAGAAGTAACAGCAACTATAAGACTGATTTTTGATTCAGAAAATAAACTTCCTTCTGAAAATAAATGTTCTTTTGATGATTTGAGAAAAAAATATAATTGTATAGGTGAGATTTCAAGAAATATTGTAAAAAATAGAGGTCAAGGATTAAATTTAGAGTTTAAATATCTTATGTGTGGAATTTACAATATATTTATGAATAATGATATTGATATGTCATTTTCTGGGATAAAACAAGAGCATTTAAAACTGTTTAAGAAATTAGGAGGAGTTGAAATCTATAAAGAAATGGATTCTTATGGAAGTTTAGATATTCCTTTTTTAATTATCTCTTATAATCCAAATGAAGCTTCAAATTTTTTTAAAAAAGTTTTTTTAGAAGAATAAATTTTGTGACAGAAACTGTGACAGCAAAATGATAAGATTTATAAAAAGTAAAAAGAAGAACTAATGAAAAAGAAAAAAATTCTTATAGTAGAAGATGAAAGTATTGTTGCACTTGATATAAAAAGGACATTGGAAAAGTTAGATTATGAGATAACAAATACAGCTTTTGATTATCAAGGAGCAATAAATAGTGTTTTGTCAAATAAACCCGATTTGATTTTAATGGATGTGAATTTAGGTAAAAGTAAAGATGGAATTGAAACAGCAAAAAAAATAAAAACTTTTGAAGATATTCCAATTATTTA belongs to Arcobacter defluvii and includes:
- a CDS encoding 7TM diverse intracellular signaling domain-containing protein, yielding MSYLKIIFLLLVSINLYANIININEQTKSIEILPNSEIYIDKNRNLTIEDIIKQNVKFEKSNKEILSFGYSPDFDVWIKIVLKNDLNKPIKKILEYNNPLTTNVDFYDVNKDNYFQKDGLLTQNKDKYVINPIFEIELNPNEEKVYFVKASSYITTLIIDLKLWNENSFYQKEIKHQIILSLFFGAMFILGIYNLFIYLFTRDKSYLYYVIYIFGLIAHHLVYVGFTKLYMFNSKILLDILELSSVLVALPVYALGLFTKSFLQTNQYPILNKILNGFLIVIPISILFFIFTDDYDKYRNSLTMLFLLFLMIVTIYGAIKRNKQAYFILFGWFIFLSSGMLMFLSSSGIFDIKKFFPYLIETSFVMEAIIFSIALANRITSLQKEKNEANNRLIIQQKNETKRLSKEVDLRTKDLKTALDEKELLLKELNHRVKNNMQTIVSLIRLQSDEVENEKLKDILLTIQNRISAMGHLHELLYKQDNINYIDVYEYFEILIEEVRYSYDSYINIHLDIKTKLKMEQAIYCGLIINELITNSFKYAFPNKEGNIYVILEKDEKMKLTVKDDGIGFEKTNTTFSLGLTLVNTLALNQLKGKIITDIKDGVTTTILWDEDE
- a CDS encoding N-acyl amino acid synthase FeeM domain-containing protein, which encodes MAYINKNISLNQLQEIIKADIHQKQTYLPESFLSLQKQALEIFQKRVFLESVLEDTISFNKKLSWEDKYKNLSLVKNAEELIEVFKLRSDVFTQINYQNEFPDTIEGLNFDIYDKNSAVIFYKNNKEVTATIRLIFDSENKLPSENKCSFDDLRKKYNCIGEISRNIVKNRGQGLNLEFKYLMCGIYNIFMNNDIDMSFSGIKQEHLKLFKKLGGVEIYKEMDSYGSLDIPFLIISYNPNEASNFFKKVFLEE
- a CDS encoding response regulator, which gives rise to MNSVKILIIEDEAIVALDVKRILTNLGQIVINCVSNYENAIESIKENRPELIFSDINLGKGKDGIEIIEEIQKNDFIPVIYLTAYSDEETIQRAIKTNPLGYILKPFKKEDIKSTLLLSLYKLKTQTFNKNNSYEKLGDNYFYDLENEILFFKTKPIKLSIKEKQLLTLLVEAKGQIVSFKYIEYFLWPDAPICDSTLRTLIYRLRTKLNYKIIETISSIGCKISNSS